The Candidatus Neomarinimicrobiota bacterium genome window below encodes:
- a CDS encoding NTP transferase domain-containing protein yields the protein MNPSCKLAAVILAAGKGKRMNSDLPKVLHEVGGRPMIQWVVATAQELGADPIVLVVGHGYQQVKAALKGANVSYAIQHEQLGTAHAVEQTRPMLADFEGSIVVLSGDVPGVSPRTIRDLCQRHQGSNAKATMLTAELDDPTGYGRVLKDGDGNLLRVVEEKDATDEERTIQEVNGGIYVFDTQALFATLPRVKNHNKQNEYYLPDVLYILKEQNQIVAVEKAKDFKEILGVNTREALRKVHAEVFI from the coding sequence ATGAACCCGTCCTGCAAGCTAGCCGCCGTCATTCTGGCCGCCGGTAAAGGTAAACGGATGAACTCGGACCTGCCGAAAGTCCTGCACGAGGTTGGCGGGCGGCCGATGATCCAATGGGTGGTGGCCACCGCCCAGGAGCTAGGGGCTGATCCCATCGTGCTGGTGGTGGGGCATGGATACCAGCAGGTTAAGGCGGCTCTGAAAGGCGCCAACGTATCCTATGCTATCCAGCATGAACAGCTGGGCACTGCCCACGCCGTGGAACAGACCCGCCCCATGCTGGCCGATTTCGAGGGAAGTATTGTGGTGCTCTCCGGCGACGTCCCCGGGGTCTCGCCCCGGACTATCCGCGATCTCTGCCAGCGGCATCAAGGCTCCAACGCCAAAGCCACCATGCTCACCGCCGAGCTCGACGATCCCACCGGCTATGGACGGGTCCTTAAAGACGGCGATGGTAACCTGCTGCGGGTAGTCGAAGAGAAAGATGCCACCGACGAGGAGCGCACCATTCAGGAAGTCAATGGCGGCATCTATGTCTTCGATACCCAGGCACTATTTGCCACCCTTCCCCGCGTCAAAAACCATAATAAACAAAATGAGTATTATCTGCCGGATGTTTTGTATATTCTCAAGGAACAAAACCAGATCGTTGCGGTTGAAAAAGCAAAAGATTTTAAAGAAATTCTGGGTGTTAATACCAGGGAAGCACTAAGGAAAGTTCATGCAGAGGTCTTCATTTAA
- a CDS encoding LytR C-terminal domain-containing protein — protein sequence MAPTRRQRRPSTSSRYTASHLHRSRSKHRLDFQHWLFNLTLIAMGLLVVGFIISALTTRSGVEITVTGDDLADHTRLLTVPPGTTSKGKPESELGDNRIEVEVLNGCGNPGLANKFTDYLRNHGYDVIRFTNAQRYDYPRTLVVNRGTDFTRANLVAHTLGVESNAVENMPDPSLQLDVTIILGQDYSTLTSYREMMSSRR from the coding sequence TTGGCCCCTACGCGACGCCAGCGGCGCCCCTCGACCAGCTCTCGCTATACCGCCTCCCACCTCCACCGATCCCGGAGCAAGCACAGGCTTGATTTCCAGCATTGGCTATTCAATCTAACCTTGATTGCCATGGGGCTGCTTGTGGTGGGATTCATCATCTCCGCCTTAACCACCCGCTCCGGAGTTGAAATCACGGTCACCGGTGATGACCTGGCCGACCACACCAGATTACTTACAGTTCCACCCGGCACGACGAGCAAAGGGAAGCCTGAATCGGAACTGGGCGACAACCGGATCGAAGTCGAGGTGCTAAATGGCTGCGGCAACCCGGGCCTGGCCAACAAATTTACCGACTACCTGCGGAACCACGGCTACGACGTGATCCGATTCACTAATGCCCAACGCTATGACTACCCCCGAACCCTGGTGGTCAATCGGGGGACAGACTTTACTCGGGCCAACCTTGTAGCCCACACCCTCGGCGTCGAATCCAACGCTGTGGAAAATATGCCTGATCCCTCCCTCCAACTTGACGTGACGATTATCCTCGGCCAGGACTATTCCACTTTAACCTCTTATCGGGAAATGATGTCATCCAGACGCTAA
- the rsfS gene encoding ribosome silencing factor, producing the protein MLDKKAKEIIIMDLRELTSVTDFFVLCTGESDVQVKAIVDHLHETLDAEDTKPSHIEGYDQLSWVLIDYIDVVAHIFLPEVRDYYGLERLWADAKISEVSDSGA; encoded by the coding sequence ATGCTGGACAAAAAGGCCAAAGAAATTATCATTATGGACCTGAGAGAGCTCACCTCCGTTACCGATTTCTTCGTACTTTGCACGGGAGAATCGGATGTGCAAGTCAAGGCTATAGTGGACCATTTACATGAAACCCTTGACGCCGAAGATACGAAGCCTTCCCATATCGAAGGCTACGATCAACTGTCCTGGGTTCTGATTGATTATATCGATGTTGTAGCCCATATTTTCCTCCCCGAAGTGCGGGATTATTATGGCCTGGAGCGATTATGGGCGGACGCGAAAATCTCTGAAGTCAGCGATTCCGGCGCATGA
- the argS gene encoding arginine--tRNA ligase, with amino-acid sequence MIEQLRTQLAAALKNLGMELDNIQLDRPKQSAYGDLATNAPLVYAKKAGKTPLAVAKELKARLSLDTEVVTGVEVAPPGFLNFTLADDYLRRHLRIILQQGQDYGKSALGAGKRALVEFVSANPTGPLTVGHGRGAILGDIVSNILAWNGYQVEREYYYNDAGRQMRLLGESVLARYRELLGMEAKFPEEGYEGNYIRDIAQSLVERDRDALADEDISSFTGMAEEAIFQDIKTTLNQLGVVFDNYFNEYSLYESGALDTTIAALERKGFIYRKEGATWLKATELSRDSDRVLVKSTGEPTYRLPDIAYHADKLERGYGLIVDVFGADHQDTYPDVLAGVKGLGYNTGNIRVLIHQFVTLTQGGQQVKMSTRKATFVTLDELLAEVGRDVVRYFFIMRGMGSHLQFDLDLARKSSDENPVYYLQYAHARMVNIGKRAEAFGYELDLEQAPLELLALPEARTLMVLLWWFPEVIRQVYESLEPQMVANFLQELATAYHRYYTVARVVTDDKELSAARLVITEACRQTLANGLAILGVTAPERM; translated from the coding sequence ATGATTGAACAGTTGCGCACCCAGCTAGCCGCCGCCCTCAAAAACCTGGGGATGGAGCTCGATAACATCCAGCTCGATCGACCGAAACAATCCGCTTACGGTGATCTGGCCACCAACGCCCCACTTGTATATGCCAAGAAGGCTGGTAAAACACCACTCGCCGTCGCCAAAGAACTCAAGGCTCGCCTTTCGCTGGATACCGAAGTCGTCACTGGGGTCGAGGTAGCCCCACCTGGGTTTTTGAATTTCACCCTGGCGGATGACTACCTCCGCCGGCACCTCCGCATCATACTGCAGCAGGGACAGGATTACGGCAAGTCCGCCCTCGGCGCTGGGAAAAGGGCCCTGGTGGAATTTGTCAGCGCCAATCCTACTGGGCCCTTGACCGTGGGTCACGGCCGGGGCGCTATCCTGGGGGATATTGTGAGCAATATCCTGGCCTGGAACGGCTACCAGGTGGAACGAGAATACTACTACAACGATGCCGGGCGGCAGATGCGCCTGCTGGGTGAATCGGTGCTGGCTCGGTACAGAGAACTCCTGGGTATGGAGGCCAAATTCCCGGAAGAAGGGTATGAGGGCAATTATATTCGCGATATCGCTCAGTCCCTGGTGGAACGGGACCGGGATGCCCTGGCAGACGAAGATATATCCTCCTTCACTGGCATGGCCGAAGAGGCTATCTTCCAGGACATTAAAACTACTCTGAACCAACTGGGAGTGGTTTTTGACAATTACTTCAATGAGTACAGCCTCTATGAATCAGGGGCCTTGGACACAACCATTGCGGCCCTTGAAAGGAAAGGTTTCATCTATCGGAAAGAGGGCGCCACCTGGCTTAAAGCCACCGAACTGAGTCGCGACAGTGACCGCGTGCTCGTTAAAAGTACCGGCGAGCCCACTTACCGCCTCCCCGATATCGCCTATCACGCCGACAAGCTCGAACGGGGGTACGGCCTGATTGTGGACGTCTTCGGCGCCGATCACCAGGATACCTATCCCGACGTCCTGGCCGGAGTAAAGGGACTGGGATACAACACCGGCAATATCCGCGTCCTCATTCACCAATTCGTCACCCTCACGCAGGGGGGCCAACAGGTAAAGATGTCCACTCGCAAAGCCACCTTTGTCACCCTGGATGAACTGCTCGCCGAGGTGGGCCGGGACGTAGTGCGCTACTTCTTCATCATGCGCGGCATGGGGTCCCACCTCCAGTTCGACCTGGACCTGGCACGCAAATCTTCCGACGAGAACCCCGTCTACTACCTGCAGTACGCCCACGCCCGGATGGTGAACATCGGCAAACGGGCCGAGGCCTTCGGCTACGAGCTGGACCTGGAGCAGGCCCCGCTGGAGCTGTTGGCCCTCCCCGAGGCCCGGACGTTGATGGTCCTGCTATGGTGGTTCCCGGAGGTGATCCGGCAGGTGTATGAATCGCTGGAACCGCAGATGGTGGCCAACTTCCTCCAGGAACTGGCAACAGCCTACCACCGCTACTATACCGTGGCCCGGGTGGTCACCGATGACAAGGAGCTCAGCGCCGCCCGCCTGGTGATCACCGAGGCCTGCCGTCAAACCCTCGCCAACGGTCTGGCCATCCTGGGCGTTACGGCCCCGGAACGGATGTAA
- a CDS encoding DUF2461 domain-containing protein, whose product MTDTKSPFTPRLYSFLRELSANNNRQWFNANKERYITDVRNPMLDFIVMMQEPLSKISKYITADPRPVGGSMFRIYRDTRFSRDKSPYKTHAACHFRHSVGEGVHTIGFYLHLDPEENVVGGGIWLPPTPILNLIRQRIDSHREAWGRVVNDPGFRERFVSLDGEQLKRVPRDFDPDHPFADDLRLKSLVVGTSPTIKQVTSPGFIDYVTGVYQAMSPLMAFLAAALELDW is encoded by the coding sequence GTGACGGATACGAAATCGCCCTTCACGCCCAGATTATATTCATTCCTGCGGGAACTAAGCGCGAACAACAACCGCCAGTGGTTCAACGCTAACAAGGAGCGCTACATCACCGATGTACGTAATCCTATGCTGGATTTCATCGTGATGATGCAGGAGCCGTTATCTAAAATATCGAAGTACATCACTGCGGACCCTCGACCTGTCGGCGGTTCCATGTTCCGCATCTACCGGGATACCCGCTTTTCCAGGGACAAATCACCCTATAAGACCCATGCCGCCTGCCATTTCCGGCACAGCGTTGGCGAGGGAGTCCATACCATCGGCTTTTATCTGCATCTGGACCCCGAAGAGAACGTGGTCGGCGGTGGGATCTGGCTGCCACCGACACCGATCCTCAATCTCATTCGTCAGCGGATTGACAGCCACCGGGAAGCATGGGGCCGGGTGGTGAACGATCCCGGCTTCCGGGAGCGCTTCGTTAGCCTGGACGGAGAGCAGCTGAAGCGGGTCCCCCGGGACTTCGATCCCGATCACCCCTTCGCCGACGACTTACGCCTTAAGAGCCTCGTGGTGGGCACCAGCCCCACTATTAAACAGGTCACTTCACCCGGTTTTATCGACTACGTCACGGGTGTCTATCAGGCCATGTCGCCGCTGATGGCGTTCCTGGCTGCGGCGCTAGAACTTGACTGGTGA